The sequence AAAGATGGTGTTGAAGGTTTACATAAACTAGAAGAGCTTTATAGTACTTATGGCAGTGATTTAAATAAACATTTAAAAATTATTGTAAGTGATGTTGAAATGCCACAAATGGATGGATTCCATTTTGCAGCAAAAGTTAGAGATGATGAGAGATTTAAAAATATTCCTATCGTATTTAACTCTTCTTTATCAAATGAATTTATGAGTGATAAAGGTGTTAAAGAAGCAGGTGGAGATGGGTATTTAGTTAAATTTAATGCAAGTGATTTCTTTGCTGAAATTTCTCGTATCATAGCAAAACATGAAAAAGGTGAGGAGTAAAAATGGAAGATATTCAAGAAATACTTGAGGATTTTTTAGTTGAAGCCTTTGAATTAGTCGAGCAAATTGATCATGATTTGGTTGAATTAGAAGCAAATCCTGAAGATTTAGAACTATTAAATAGAATTTTCCGCGTTGCGCATACTGTTAAAGGATCATCAAGCTTTTTAAATTTTGATGTTTTAACAAAACTTACTCATCATATGGAAGATGTTTTAAATAAAGCAAGACATAATGAGCTTAAAATTACTCCTGAAGTAATGGATGTAGTTTTAGAATCTATTGATATGATGAAAACTTTATTAAATTCTATTAGAGATAATGGAAATGATACAGCAATCGGACTTGATATAGCTCCAATTTGTGCAAGATTAACCGCAATTTCAGAAGGAGAAAGTTTAGAATCAATTACTCCGGCTAAGGCTGAAGAGCCAAAAGAAGAAGTTAAAGAAGAGCCAAAAGCTGAAGAACCTGAAGTTGATGTAAATAAACTTAGTGATGATGAAGTTGAAGCTGAAATTGAAAGACTTTTAAAAGTAAGAAAAGCTGAAGATCAAGCAAGACGCGCTGAAAAGAAAAAAACTCAAGAAACAACTCCAACCCCAAGTAAACCAGCTCCACAAGCACAAAATGCAGCAGCTGAGAAAAAGGTCCCTGCAGCAGGTGGTGGAAGCAGCGGTGCAAATATGGATCAAACAATTAGGGTTGAAGTTAAAAGACTTGATCATTTAATGAACTTAATTGGCGAGCTTGTATTAGGTAAAAACCGCTTGTTAAAAATTTATGATGATGTTGAAGAAAGATATGATGGAGAAAAATTCTTAGAAGAATTAAATCAAGTTGTTTCTCAACTTAGCATTGTCACTACAGATATTCAACTTGCGGTTATGAAAACAAGAATGCAACCTATTGCGAAAGTATTTAATAAATTCCCAAGAGTTGTGCGTGATTTAGGCCGTGAACTTGGTAAACAAATGGAGCTTGAAATTTCAGGGGAAGAAACTGAACTTGATAAGTCTATTGTAGAAGAAATTGGCGATCCTATTATGCATATGATTAGAAATTCTTGTGATCATGGTATAGAAGATCCAGCAACGCGTATAGCTAATGGTAAACCAGAAAAAGGAACGGTTAATCTTAAAGCATATAATGAAGGAAATCATATCGTTGTTGAAATTGCCGATGATGGTAAAGGTTTAGATGCTGATGTGTTAAAATCAAAAGCAATAGAGAAAAACTTAATCACAGAGCGTGAAGCTGATCAAATGAGTGATAAAGAAGCATTTGCATTGATTTTCAAACCAGGTTTTTCAACCGCTGCAAAAATCACCAATGTTTCAGGGCGTGGTGTTGGAATGGATGTTGTTAAAACTAATATTGAAAAATTAAATGGTGTGATTGAAATTGATAGTGAGCTTGGAAAAGGCACTGTGATGAAGCTTAAAATTCCACTTACTTTGGCGATTATTCAATCTTTACTTGTGGGAACTCAAGAAGAATTTTATGCTATTCCACTTGCAAGTGTTCTTGAAACAGTTAGAGTGCCAATTGATGATATTTATACCATTGAAGGTAAAAATGTACTTCGCTTAAGAGATGAGGTTTTATCTTTAGTAAGACTTTCAGATGTATTTGGCGTAAAACAAGTGCTTGAAAATACTGATCAAACTTATGTAGTTGTTATAGGTGTGGCAGAAAGTAAGCTTGGTATTATAGTAGATACTTTAGTAGGTCAAGAAGAAATTGTTATCAAGTCTATGGGTGAGTATTTGCAAAATATCCAAGGTATAGCAGGAGCAACTATCCGTGGTGATGGTAGAGTAACTTTGATTATCGATGTTGCTGCTATGATGGATATAGCTAAAGAAATTAAAGTTGATATTAAAGCACAAATTGAATCGCAATCTAAAAAAACAACTAAAGAAAAACCAAGTGATTATACAGTGCTTATAGTGGATGATTCTAAAATGGATAGAAATATCATGCAAAAATCATTAGAGCCACTAGGTGTAAGTATTATAGAAGCAACTAATGGTGTTGAAGCATTAAATACAATTAAATCAGGCGAGCATGATATTGATGCTGTGTTGATTGATATTGAAATGCCAAGAATGGATGGTTATACCTTAGCAGGTGAAATTAGAAAATATTCTAAATATAAAAACCTCCCACTTGTTGCAGTAACTTCAAGAACTAGTAAATCAGACCGCTTAAGAGGTGTGGAAGTAGGAATGACTGAGTATATTACTAAGCCTTACTCTCCAGAGTACTTAGAAAATGTAGTTAGAAAAAATTTAAAACTAGGATAAGAAGATGAATGATAAATTAAACCAGGTTTTGCAAAAACAACAAGCGCAAATTGCAGAACCTGATGTAGATAAAGAAGAGGATATTATTCAGCTTGTTGGTTTTGTGGTAGGAGATGAGGAATACGCTATTCCAATTCTTAATATCCAAGAAATTATTAAACCTATAGAATATACTAGGGTTCCAAGTGTACCTGATTATGTTTTAGGTGTATTTAATATGAGGGGTAATGTTATGCCTTTGATTGATCTTGCTAAAAGATTTAATCAAGGTAGTTCTAAAATGACTCCTCAAACAAGATATATTGTTTTAAAAGGTATAGCAAATGGCAATCAAACTCCTGCAGGTAATGCAGGCTTTGTGATAGATAGATTAACAGAAGCTATTAAAATTCACAGAAGTAGGATTGATCCACCACCTGAAACTTTACTAAAAGAAAAAGGTATGATTTTTGGTATAGGCAAAAGAGAAGAAAATATCTTGACTATATTAAAAGCTGAAGCTTTATTAAAGCGTGAGTTTTAATGATAAAGCTTTGTGCCTTTGACTTTGATTCTACGCTAATGGATGGGGAAACTATCGATATTTTAGCGCAAGAATATAATGTTGGTGATGCTGTAAAAGCAATCACCAACAAAGCAATGAATGGTGAGCTTGATTTTTTTGAAAGTTTAAGTGCTAGAGTAGCTTTGCTTGAAGGTATGCCTATAGAGCAGGTAAAGAAATGCTGTGAAAATTTACCTTTGATGAATGGCGCTAAAGAATTATGTGAATATTTAAAAAGTAAGAATATAAAAATAATCGTTTTTAGTGGTGGATTTCATGAAGGAATTGATTTAATACAAAATAAACTTCATTTTGATTTTGGTTTTGCTAACTTTTTACATAGTAAAAATGGTTTTTTAACAGGAAAAGTTGGCGGAGAAATTATGTTTAATAACTCAAAAGGTATTATACTACAAAGACTTAAGAAATTTTTAAATTTAAAAACAGAAGAAATTATGTGTGTAGGCGATGGAGCTAATGATATTTCTATGTTTAAAGAATGTGGATTAAAAATAGCTTTTTGTGCCAAAGAAATTTTAAAATCTCATGCAGATATTTGTATAGATAAGAAAGATTTAAAAGAAATAATAAAGGTAATACAATGAAAAAATTTTCACTATGGTGTGATTTTATAGAAAATGAATTTTTAGATCATGAATTTTTAGATTTAATTTACTCAAAAACAATCAATGGTGCTACCTCAAATCCTGCTATTTTTAAAAATGCGATTTTAAACTCAGCTATTTATAAAGAAAAAATCAAAAAATCAAATCTTAAAGATAAAAAAGCTTTATATGAGTATCTTGCGATAGAAGATATAGCTAAGGCTGCGGATAAATTAGCTATTAATTATTATGAAAATAATGATGGTTTTATTAGTATTGAAATTGATCCAAGATTGAAAGATAATACTAGCCTATCTTTGGCCGAAGCAAAAAGATTATACATGCAAATTGCAAAAGAAAATGTGATGATGAAAATTCCTGCTACAGAAGCTTCTTATGAAGTAATGCAAGAATTAATGAAAAATGGTATTAATGTTAACGCTACTTTGATTTTTGATTTTGAGCAAACTAAAAAATGCTTTGAAGCTTTAAATTTAGGTTTAAAAGAATTTAGAAAAAATAATACCACAGCTAAAAAAGAGCCTCGAGCAGTTATTAGTATTTTTGTAAGCCGTTTTGATAGATTATTAAATAATCAAGTTTTAGATAAAAATTATATAGGAATTCTTACCGCAACAAAGGCTTATAATTATATCATTAAACAAAATGAAACAAATATTAGAGCTTTATTTGCAAGTACAGGTGTTAAGGGTGATGATTTAGAAAAAGATTATTATATTAAAGAATTACTCTATGATAAAGCTATTAATACTGCACCACTAGATGCTATTAAGGCTTTTAAAGGTAAGCAAATTATATTTAAAGAGCCTTTGAAAGATGAATGTATAGAGAAAAAATTAAATGCAAATATTTCAAAAGATGCTTTAAGCAAAGCTTGCAAAGATTTGCTTGATGATGGTTTGGAGCAATTTTGCATAGCTTATGAAGATATTTTAAAATCTTTATAAACTTATTTGGCTATAATTAGCGTTTATTTTTTTAGAAAGGAAACAGATGTTAGAAGGTATCGTTAGAGAGAGTATCGGTAGAAAAGCTGCTAAAGCTTTAAAAAGAGATGGTTATCTAATCGCAAACATCTACGGAAAAGGATTAGAAAACATCAATGCTGCTTTTAAAGTAAATGAATTTATTAAAGAAGTACGCAAAAAAACTACTTTAGCTTTTGATGTAAAAGTAGCAGATAAAGTATTAAATGTTGTGGTAGTTGATTATCAAAAAGATCCTGTAACTGCAGAATTAAAACACGTAGATTTAAAAGTAGCACAAAAAGGTGTTATTTCTAAATATATGGTTCCTGTAAAGATCGTAGGAACAGCTATGGGTCTTAAAAATAAAGGTGTTTTAATCCAATCAAAAAGAAGATTGAAAGTAAAATGTGCAGCTGAAAACTTACCAAATTATTTTGAATTAGATGTAACTAAACTTGATGTTGGTGATGCACTTTTAATCCGCGATGTAGTTGTGCCTGAGGGTGTAACTATGGTTGATGCTGATAGAGTAGCTGTAGTTGGCGTAGAAAAAGCAAGATAAAATGACCTTAGTCGTAGGACTTGGTAATATAGGAGAACAATACGCCCAAACCCGTCACAATGTAGGGTTTATGCTAATTGACTTAATTTTGAAAGATTTGCAAACAACAAAGCTTTCAAATCCCAAATTTAAAGGAGAGCTTTTTAAAGGCTCTTCTACTTTTTTTTTAAAACCTTCCACTTATATGAATTTATCAGGAGAAAGTGTAAAAGCTGTTAGTGAATATTATAAATGTGATAGAATCATTGTAATCCATGATGATATAGATTTAAATTTGGGTGCATTGAAATTTAAAATGGGTGGATCAAGCGGTGGACATAATGGGCTTAAAAGTATAGATAATCTTTGTGGCAATGCTTATGAGAGGGTACGCATAGGAGTAGGAAAAGGACAAGATGTAATTTCTCATGTTTTGGGAAAATTTAAACAAGAAGAACAAGAAAGCTTAACTAAGGTTTTAGAACATAGTAAAAAAGCCTTATTTGAGCTTTTAAATTCTGATATAGAAAAAATCGCTTCAAAATATTCTTTAAAAAGTTAAACGATGAGTATATTTTTTCGCTATATTTCATCTTTGTATTTAAAATCATTTTTTATTTTATTTTTTTCTTTGACTTTTTTCTTCGTAGCGATTGATTTTTTACTCAATTTCAATAGACTGCCAAAAAGTGCAAATTTAGAGCTTTTGTATATATTTTTCTTAACATGTTCAGCAGCTTCTTATATACTACCTTTAGCTATAGTCCTTGCTTTGGTTTTATGTATTTTTAATATGATACGCTCGAATGAATTTGTTAGCTTGTATGCTTTGGGTTTAAGTAAAAATCAAGTGATTTTTTATCCTTTTTTATGGGCTATGTTTTTTTGTTGTGTTTATGTAGGACTTAATTTTAGTGCCTTTGCTTATGCAGATGAATATAAAAGTAATATTCTCAAGCGTGGCGTTGTAGATAGAGAGGGTGGGGAAGTTTTGATTAAATATAATGATAAATTTATTTATATACAAAAAACAAGTTCTCAAACTTTATATAATATAAAAATCTTTGATGTAAAAAATTTAGACATTCAAAGCACAATCCATGCAAAAACTGCTAAATTTAATGGAGATTCTTGGGATTTAAATGATGCTAAAACTACTAATGTACCACAAAATTTGATTGTTTCAAAAGAGGGTTTAAGCGTAGAAGAATTTAAAAATATCAAAGGCTTAGAAGATTTTTCTCCAAAAATTTTAGAAAGAATTTCTTTGGTAGAGAGCAATCCTTCTTATTCTATTTTAGACGCGCTAGAAAGTATGGCAATTTTTGCAAAACAAAATATTTCTACTAATACACTTAGAACAAGTTTATATTCTTTAGTTCTTACACCATTTTTTGCACCATTTTTAATGCTTATTGTGTATTATTATTTTCCTTTAACAGCAAGATTTTTTAATCTCGCACTTTTAGCTTTTGTGTTTTTTGTGTGCATACTTTTAGTTTGGGGTTTGTTGTTTTTATTAACAAGATTGAGTGAAAATGAAATTTTACTTCCAGAGCTTGGTATAATGCTACCAGTATTTATTTTAATAAGTATAGGAAGTTTTTATTATTTTAAACACAAATAACTACAAGTGAGGTTTTTATGGATTATTTAAAACTAGCAAAAGAATACAACACACCATTTTATATTTATGATTTTGATAAAATTAAAGAGCGTTTTACAATGTTAAAAGATGCTTTTAAGGCAAGAAAATCACAAATTTTTTATGCAGTCAAAGCAAATTCTAATTTAAGTGTTTTAAAGCTTTTAGCTTCTTTAGATAGTGGGTTTGATTGTGTTAGTGCGGGTGAGATTTATAGGGCTTTAAAAGCAGGGGCTAAAAATTATAAAATTATTTTTAGCGGGGTTGGAAAAAGTGCTGATGAATTAAAATATGCTTTAGAGCAAAACATACTTTATGTAAATTTAGAAAGTTATGAAGAAATGCTTCTTTTGGAGCAAATTGCTAAAGAAAGTCAAAAGATAGCTCGTATAAGCATAAGGGTAAATCCAAATGTAGATGCTAAAACACATCCTTATATTTCTACAGGTTTGCATGAAAATAAATTTGGTGTAGATATAGAAAGTGCTAAAAAAATGTATCTTTATGCTAAAAACTCACAATTTTTAGAGCCAGTTGGAGTGCATTTTCACATAGGTTCACAAATTCTTGATATAAGTAGTATCCATGAGGCCTCAGCGATTGTTGCAAAATTAGTAAAAGAACTTTTAGCTTTGAAAATTAATATTAAATTCTTTGATATAGGCGGGGGTTTAGGAGTTTGTTATAAAGATGAACAAGAGCCAAATTTATATGATTATGCTCAAGGAATTTTAGCAAGTTTGCAAGGTCTTGATGTGTGTATAGGTATGGAACCTGGCAGGTTTTTGGTAGCAAATGCAGGCGAGTTTGTTACTAAAGTTTTATATGAAAAATTTAATAATAAAAAGCGTTTTGTGATTATTGATGGGGCGATGAATGATTTATTGCGTCCAAGTTTATATAGTGCTTATCATGAAATCAAGCTTTTGAGTGAAAATAAAGAAGAAAGCCTTTGTGATATTGTTGGTGGGGTTTGTGAGAGTGGAGATTTTTTAGCTAAAGATAGAAAACTAGCTAAAACAAAAGCAGGAGATTTTATCATAGTTAAAAGCGCAGGTGCATATGGTTTTAGCATGAGTAGTAATTACAATACTCGCAATAGAGTATGTGAGCTAGCTTGTGAAAATGGCAAGGTAAGAATGATTAGAAAAAGAGAA comes from Campylobacter lari and encodes:
- a CDS encoding hybrid sensor histidine kinase/response regulator, with the translated sequence MEDIQEILEDFLVEAFELVEQIDHDLVELEANPEDLELLNRIFRVAHTVKGSSSFLNFDVLTKLTHHMEDVLNKARHNELKITPEVMDVVLESIDMMKTLLNSIRDNGNDTAIGLDIAPICARLTAISEGESLESITPAKAEEPKEEVKEEPKAEEPEVDVNKLSDDEVEAEIERLLKVRKAEDQARRAEKKKTQETTPTPSKPAPQAQNAAAEKKVPAAGGGSSGANMDQTIRVEVKRLDHLMNLIGELVLGKNRLLKIYDDVEERYDGEKFLEELNQVVSQLSIVTTDIQLAVMKTRMQPIAKVFNKFPRVVRDLGRELGKQMELEISGEETELDKSIVEEIGDPIMHMIRNSCDHGIEDPATRIANGKPEKGTVNLKAYNEGNHIVVEIADDGKGLDADVLKSKAIEKNLITEREADQMSDKEAFALIFKPGFSTAAKITNVSGRGVGMDVVKTNIEKLNGVIEIDSELGKGTVMKLKIPLTLAIIQSLLVGTQEEFYAIPLASVLETVRVPIDDIYTIEGKNVLRLRDEVLSLVRLSDVFGVKQVLENTDQTYVVVIGVAESKLGIIVDTLVGQEEIVIKSMGEYLQNIQGIAGATIRGDGRVTLIIDVAAMMDIAKEIKVDIKAQIESQSKKTTKEKPSDYTVLIVDDSKMDRNIMQKSLEPLGVSIIEATNGVEALNTIKSGEHDIDAVLIDIEMPRMDGYTLAGEIRKYSKYKNLPLVAVTSRTSKSDRLRGVEVGMTEYITKPYSPEYLENVVRKNLKLG
- a CDS encoding chemotaxis protein CheW, producing the protein MNDKLNQVLQKQQAQIAEPDVDKEEDIIQLVGFVVGDEEYAIPILNIQEIIKPIEYTRVPSVPDYVLGVFNMRGNVMPLIDLAKRFNQGSSKMTPQTRYIVLKGIANGNQTPAGNAGFVIDRLTEAIKIHRSRIDPPPETLLKEKGMIFGIGKREENILTILKAEALLKREF
- the serB gene encoding phosphoserine phosphatase SerB → MIKLCAFDFDSTLMDGETIDILAQEYNVGDAVKAITNKAMNGELDFFESLSARVALLEGMPIEQVKKCCENLPLMNGAKELCEYLKSKNIKIIVFSGGFHEGIDLIQNKLHFDFGFANFLHSKNGFLTGKVGGEIMFNNSKGIILQRLKKFLNLKTEEIMCVGDGANDISMFKECGLKIAFCAKEILKSHADICIDKKDLKEIIKVIQ
- a CDS encoding transaldolase — encoded protein: MKKFSLWCDFIENEFLDHEFLDLIYSKTINGATSNPAIFKNAILNSAIYKEKIKKSNLKDKKALYEYLAIEDIAKAADKLAINYYENNDGFISIEIDPRLKDNTSLSLAEAKRLYMQIAKENVMMKIPATEASYEVMQELMKNGINVNATLIFDFEQTKKCFEALNLGLKEFRKNNTTAKKEPRAVISIFVSRFDRLLNNQVLDKNYIGILTATKAYNYIIKQNETNIRALFASTGVKGDDLEKDYYIKELLYDKAINTAPLDAIKAFKGKQIIFKEPLKDECIEKKLNANISKDALSKACKDLLDDGLEQFCIAYEDILKSL
- a CDS encoding 50S ribosomal protein L25/general stress protein Ctc gives rise to the protein MLEGIVRESIGRKAAKALKRDGYLIANIYGKGLENINAAFKVNEFIKEVRKKTTLAFDVKVADKVLNVVVVDYQKDPVTAELKHVDLKVAQKGVISKYMVPVKIVGTAMGLKNKGVLIQSKRRLKVKCAAENLPNYFELDVTKLDVGDALLIRDVVVPEGVTMVDADRVAVVGVEKAR
- the pth gene encoding aminoacyl-tRNA hydrolase, encoding MTLVVGLGNIGEQYAQTRHNVGFMLIDLILKDLQTTKLSNPKFKGELFKGSSTFFLKPSTYMNLSGESVKAVSEYYKCDRIIVIHDDIDLNLGALKFKMGGSSGGHNGLKSIDNLCGNAYERVRIGVGKGQDVISHVLGKFKQEEQESLTKVLEHSKKALFELLNSDIEKIASKYSLKS
- a CDS encoding LptF/LptG family permease, with the translated sequence MSIFFRYISSLYLKSFFILFFSLTFFFVAIDFLLNFNRLPKSANLELLYIFFLTCSAASYILPLAIVLALVLCIFNMIRSNEFVSLYALGLSKNQVIFYPFLWAMFFCCVYVGLNFSAFAYADEYKSNILKRGVVDREGGEVLIKYNDKFIYIQKTSSQTLYNIKIFDVKNLDIQSTIHAKTAKFNGDSWDLNDAKTTNVPQNLIVSKEGLSVEEFKNIKGLEDFSPKILERISLVESNPSYSILDALESMAIFAKQNISTNTLRTSLYSLVLTPFFAPFLMLIVYYYFPLTARFFNLALLAFVFFVCILLVWGLLFLLTRLSENEILLPELGIMLPVFILISIGSFYYFKHK
- the lysA gene encoding diaminopimelate decarboxylase → MDYLKLAKEYNTPFYIYDFDKIKERFTMLKDAFKARKSQIFYAVKANSNLSVLKLLASLDSGFDCVSAGEIYRALKAGAKNYKIIFSGVGKSADELKYALEQNILYVNLESYEEMLLLEQIAKESQKIARISIRVNPNVDAKTHPYISTGLHENKFGVDIESAKKMYLYAKNSQFLEPVGVHFHIGSQILDISSIHEASAIVAKLVKELLALKINIKFFDIGGGLGVCYKDEQEPNLYDYAQGILASLQGLDVCIGMEPGRFLVANAGEFVTKVLYEKFNNKKRFVIIDGAMNDLLRPSLYSAYHEIKLLSENKEESLCDIVGGVCESGDFLAKDRKLAKTKAGDFIIVKSAGAYGFSMSSNYNTRNRVCELACENGKVRMIRKRESYEDQIALELDFLKD